One part of the Eucalyptus grandis isolate ANBG69807.140 chromosome 10, ASM1654582v1, whole genome shotgun sequence genome encodes these proteins:
- the LOC104421601 gene encoding ENHANCER OF AG-4 protein 2 isoform X2, with protein sequence MAGGRKRGASKEKSKRQLSLGDLVLAKVKGHPAWPAKIGKPEDWQQTPDPKKHFVYFFGTQEIAFVAPTDIQLFTSETKTKLAARCKGKTAKYFAQAVKEICAAFDESQREQSTSMRGDTDASDQGFEVAANDGLEQEGAEVDASLRCDRYGSIKETGNGDSSGVSLKLATCRPEQHEGDHHDVKPITSSHDDGDSSPRVFRRKKEKVKDGLQSKEKLKLNLDENSRSTNQNSASGTKQLGGGCRALANGHKGEWASGTASILKKTGEERKINHTSVTSMKEAGYSGGASHLEQLKGQTKGKVISGGIREGFSSDAGKLDLVVPVMRKAKKMDKNFEEADAKEDVETNSEDEDEDEDVPLGNKEVVLALTKPISGLNGALHPHKDMKHEEMGLDAKGHFRKSVDKTTSSPNVYGEKAIKQSEDKKFVLHAREGDLISKGEVGIVRSGSSGDETVLPLTKRRRRALEAMSDSANSSIDEKEEKHRSLIKNNVPSRSIENSFSRTQKKRRAVCLVEEGDDEKPKTPVHGGSVKNVMATSKNLGNTKASEARRGGSNVAQENAKNVAGVEDGKQKKILEVHEKILSPYKPNASEKRPKREISSHVSSSPMKSEFEQTSLPNVEANLISPKKSPRILPVTKPVLEQQKPTKHVVKLANNGTQRQASSGPDKSLVRSSDLSKNSQNHPTSQRNKATSSAERLKSTPRTNTRTGDSSSLADSGTEWNGLQDERTAESATSMKHLIAAAQAKRRQAHSQIVSFPNSSFSTFSHPDGQGPSPSPSAVQHFMPASSSLIPSEPGGLNHQKSLTSPSTRVPLYGSQNQIDTEDSEDRRVSSAQRHPLGSLSGGTDAAVARDAFEGMIETLSRTKESIGRATRLAIDCAKFGFAHEVVELLIRKLESEPSFHRRVDLFFLVDSITQCSHNQKGIAGASYIPAVQAALSRLLGAAAPPGAAARENRRQCLKVLRLWLERKILPESILRQHMDDIGVSNDETTSVSSHKRPSRAERAVDDPIREMEGMMVDEYGSNATFQLPGFLPSHVFEDDDEEEDHEDLLSIPCKETIDASPVESTLGSAEQRTFEVTPNDRRHCILEDVDGELEMEDVSGPPREEKPWIPHGAETESQEPGSDVLQVSGPDNSVEFSSLSEGSPPLPLDSPPPPPPLPSSPFPLPPPPPPPPLSPSPPPPPPPPSQPSLPPQLPLPPAPPLGPPPILVTQTPMPPHHSLPSQSLVSLPSSFHSSPHLAYQPPLPREYCAPATGNQSVQITANNPHGLPHDASAKGDLAAQQSSYFASAGGSCQESSGFNVSRLPDYGHGDSYLNPQASQANQQFQQGSRPYAQRPLHAVPPQSAVPPQSGASHYSYANPPLQQHPQHPYPHQFALPPSDSGRRFGADEPWRMNSGEFNADNQNGPWINGVRGPSGSGGVYPQEGYFRPHFERPPMNNVGFQHSSTNNHSAAPPAPGHGPNIMQSRPNVSALNMWRPA encoded by the exons ATGGCTGGAGGACGCAAGAGGGGAGCGAGCAAGGAGAAGAGTAAGCGTCAGTTGAGTTTGGGCGATCTCGTTCTTGCCAAAGTTAAGGGCCACCCCGCCTGGCCTGCCAAG ATTGGCAAGCCAGAGGATTGGCAGCAGACTCCTGACCCCAAAAAACACTTTGTGTATTTTTTCGGAACACAAGAAAT AGCTTTTGTTGCTCCTACGGATATCCAACTATTCACTAGTGAGACAAAGACCAAGTTGGCGGCTCGATGCAAAGGTAAAACAGCCAAGTACTTTGCCCAAGCTGTTAAGGAAATATGTGCTGCTTTTGATGAGTCACAGAGAGAACAGTCAACTAGTATGAGGGGCGACACTGATGCATCTGACCAGGGGTTTGAAGTTGCTGCTAATGATGGCTTAGAGCAGGAAGGGGCAGAGGTTGATGCAAGTCTTAGATGCGATCGATATGGAAGCATTAAAGAAACAGGCAATGGGGACAGCTCTGGTGTGAGCTTAAAGTTGGCGACCTGTCGTCCTGAGCAACATGAAGGTGATCATCATGATGTTAAGCCTATTACATCAtcgcatgatgatggtgactcATCTCCTAGGGTATTCCgtaggaagaaagaaaaagtaaaggatGGCCTGCAGTCAAAGGAGAAGTTAAAGTTGAATTTAGATGAAAATTCTCGCTCCACTAATCAAAATTCTGCTAGTGGCACAAAGCAGCTTGGTGGTGGATGCAGAGCATTGGCAAATGGGCATAAAGGAGAATGGGCTAGTGGGACAGCAAGCATATTGAAGAAAACAGGCGAAGAACGTAAAATTAATCACACTTCTgtgacatcaatgaaggaagcTGGCTACTCTGGTGGTGCAAGTCATCTTGAGCAACTTAAAGGTCAAACCAAAGGAAAAGTGATCTCTGGTGGCATTAGAGAAGGATTTTCCTCAGATGCTGGAAAACTAGACTTGGTTGTGCCTGTTATGAGGAAGGCAAAAAAAATGGACAAGAATTTTGAGGAAGCAGATGCCAAAGAAGATGTAGAGACGAACtctgaggatgaggatgaggatgaggatgtgCCATTGGGGAATAAGGAGGTTGTGCTTGCACTCACAAAACCTATTTCAGGGCTTAATGGTGCTCTACATCCTCACAAAGATATGAAGCATGAAGAGATGGGGTTGGATGCCAAGGGACATTTCAGAAAAAGCGTCGACAAAACTACTTCCAGTCCTAATGTTTATGGTGAAAAAGCAATTAAACAGTCTGAGGATAAAAAGTTTGTACTGCATGCAAGAGAAGGCGATTTAATCTCAAAAGGGGAAGTTGGTATTGTACGATCTGGCAGCTCCGGTGATGAAACTGTCCTACCTCTGACAAAGCGGCGTCGCAGGGCATTGGAAGCTATGTCTGATTCTGCTAATTCAAGCATTgatgaaaaagaggaaaagcatCGCtcactaataaaaaataacGTGCCTTCTAGAAGCATTGAAAATTCATTTAGTAGAACACAAAAGAAACGAAGAGCTGTTTGCCTTGTCGAAGAAGGGGATGATGAAAAGCCCAAAACTCCAGTTCATGGGGGATCTGTCAAGAATGTTATGGCTACATCAAAGAATCTTGGTAATACTAAGGCTAGCGAGGCACGCCGTGGGGGCTCCAATGTGGCGcaggaaaatgctaaaaatgTAGCTGGAGttgaagatggaaaacaaaagaaaatattggaggTACATGAGAAGATTTTATCACCTTATAAGCCAAATGCGTCTGAGAAGAGACCTAAACGGGAAATATCTTCTCATGTCTCTAGTAGTCCAATGAAATCAGAATTTGAGCAGACATCACTTCCGAATGTTGAAGCAAACTTAATATCTCCCAAGAAATCTCCCCGCATTCTTCCAGTTACCAAACCAGTGCTAGAGCAACAGAAACCTACTAAACATGTGGTTAAGCTAGCTAATAATGGAACACAAAGACAGGCTTCATCTGGTCCGGATAAGAGTTTAGTGCGGAGCTCTGATTTGtcaaaaaattcccaaaatcaTCCTACATCTCAGAGAAATAAGGCAACTTCCTCTGCAGAAAGGCTGAAGAGTACTCCCAGAACAAACACAAGGACAGGTGACTCATCCTCTCTGGCAGATAGTGGCACTGAGTGGAATGGTCTGCAGGATGAAAG GACTGCTGAGTCTGCTACGTCTATGAAGCATCTGATTGCTGCTGCTCAGGCAAAACGAAGACAAGCTCATTCACAGATTGTCTCTTTTCCCAACTCTagtttttctactttttctcACCCCGACGGGCAAGGACCAAGCCCAAGTCCCTCTGCTGTTCAGCATTTTATGCCTGCCTCCAGCAGCTTGATACCATCAGAACCAGGGGGATTGAATCATCAGAAGAGTTTGACTTCTCCATCTACTCGTGTTCCCCTTTATGGATCACAGAATCAGATTGACACTGAAGATTCTGAAGATAGAAGAGTTAGTTCTGCACAAAGGCATCCTTTAGGCTCACTGAGTGGTGGTACTGATGCAGCTGTTGCGCGCGATGCTTTTGAAGGTATGATAGAGACCTTATCGAGGACTAAAGAAAGCATTGGACGTGCAACTCGGCTTGCAATCGATTGTGCCAAGTTCGGATTTGCCCATGAG GTTGTGGAACTTCTTATTCGGAAATTGGAAAGTGAGCCTAGTTTCCACAGAAGAGTGGACCTGTTTTTTCTTGTCGATTCTATTACTCAATGTTCGCATAACCAGAAGG GTATTGCAGGAGCATCGTACATTCCTGCTGTTCAAGCAGCTTTATCACGTCTTCTTGGAGCCGCTGCTCCACCTGGAGCCGCTGCTCGTGAAAACCGCCGCCAATGTCTcaag GTTTTGCGGTTATGGCTTGAGAGGAAAATTCTGCCTGAATCTATTCTTCGGCAGCACATGGATGACATTGGAGTTTCCAATGATGAAACAACTAGTGTATCCTCACACAAACGTCCTTCTCGTGCTGAACGTGCTGTGGATGATCCCATTAGGGAAATGGAAGGCATGATGGTTGATGAATATGGGAG CAATGCTACATTTCAGTTGCCTGGTTTTCTACCGTCTCATGTAtttgaggatgatgatgaggaggaaGACCATGAAGATCTTCTTAGTATTCCTTGTAAAGAAACAATTGACGCATCACCAGTTGAGTCGACTCTTGGATCAGCAGAGCAAAGAACATTTGAAGTTACTCCAAATGACAGGAGACATTGCATCTTGGAGGACGTGGATGGTGAGCTTGAAATGGAGGATGTTTCAGGGCCCCCTAGGGAAGAAAAACCCTGGATCCCACATGGTGCTGAAACGGAATCACAAGAGCCTGGATCTGACGTGCTGCAAGTATCTGGCCCTGACAATTCTGTTGAGTTCAGCTCTCTTTCAGAGGGCTCGCCACCATTGCCACTTGACTCTCCCCCTCCACCACCTCCTTTGCCATCTTCTCCTTTTCCGcttcctccaccaccacctccaccgccGTTATCCCCCtctccgccacctccgccgccgccaccatctCAACCATCTCTCCCGCCACAGTTACCTCTTCCTCCAGCACCTCCCTTAGGGCCTCCTCCTATATTGGTAACCCAAACACCAATGCCCCCTCACCATTCACTTCCATCTCAGTCACTTGTGTCGCTTCCATCATCATTCCATTCTTCACCACATTTGGCATATCAACCACCTCTTCCTCGTGAATACTGTGCTCCCGCAACT GGAAACCAGTCAGTGCAAATAACTGCAAATAATCCTCATGGCCTTCCTCATGATGCTTCTGCAAAGGGTGACTTAGCAGCACAGCAATCATCTTACTTTGCTTCGGCTGGTGGCAGCTGTCAAGAATCTTCTGGATTTAATGTTTCAAGGCTGCCAGATTATGGGCATGGTGATTCGTATTTAAATCCTCAAGCTTCTCAAGCCAATCAACAGTTCCAACAAGGAAGTAGGCCTTATGCTCAAAGACCCTTGCATGCTGTGCCACCTCAAAGTGCCGTGCCACCTCAAAGTGGGGCATCTCATTATTCATATGCAAACCCACCCCTTCAGCAACATCCTCAGCACCCATACCCTCACCAATTTGCTTTGCCGCCCTCTGACAGTGGGAGGCGATTTGGTGCTGATGAACCATGGAGAATGAACTCTGGTGAATTTAATGCCGATAATCAAAACGGTCCTTGGATAAATGGAGTAAGAGGTCCTTCAGGATCGGGTGGAGTTTATCCTCAAGAAG GTTACTTTCGGCCTCATTTTGAAAGACCACCAATGAATAATGTGGGTTTTCAGCATTCATCAACTAACAATCATTCAGCTGCTCCACCAGCCCCAG GTCACGGTCCTAACATAATGCAAAGTAGACCAAATGTATCTGCCCTTAATATGTGGAGACCAGCTTAA
- the LOC104421601 gene encoding ENHANCER OF AG-4 protein 2 isoform X1 — protein sequence MAGGRKRGASKEKSKRQLSLGDLVLAKVKGHPAWPAKIGKPEDWQQTPDPKKHFVYFFGTQEIAFVAPTDIQLFTSETKTKLAARCKGKTAKYFAQAVKEICAAFDESQREQSTSMRGDTDASDQGFEVAANDGLEQEGAEVDASLRCDRYGSIKETGNGDSSGVSLKLATCRPEQHEGDHHDVKPITSSHDDGDSSPRVFRRKKEKVKDGLQSKEKLKLNLDENSRSTNQNSASGTKQLGGGCRALANGHKGEWASGTASILKKTGEERKINHTSVTSMKEAGYSGGASHLEQLKGQTKGKVISGGIREGFSSDAGKLDLVVPVMRKAKKMDKNFEEADAKEDVETNSEDEDEDEDVPLGNKEVVLALTKPISGLNGALHPHKDMKHEEMGLDAKGHFRKSVDKTTSSPNVYGEKAIKQSEDKKFVLHAREGDLISKGEVGIVRSGSSGDETVLPLTKRRRRALEAMSDSANSSIDEKEEKHRSLIKNNVPSRSIENSFSRTQKKRRAVCLVEEGDDEKPKTPVHGGSVKNVMATSKNLGNTKASEARRGGSNVAQENAKNVAGVEDGKQKKILEVHEKILSPYKPNASEKRPKREISSHVSSSPMKSEFEQTSLPNVEANLISPKKSPRILPVTKPVLEQQKPTKHVVKLANNGTQRQASSGPDKSLVRSSDLSKNSQNHPTSQRNKATSSAERLKSTPRTNTRTGDSSSLADSGTEWNGLQDESDVRTAESATSMKHLIAAAQAKRRQAHSQIVSFPNSSFSTFSHPDGQGPSPSPSAVQHFMPASSSLIPSEPGGLNHQKSLTSPSTRVPLYGSQNQIDTEDSEDRRVSSAQRHPLGSLSGGTDAAVARDAFEGMIETLSRTKESIGRATRLAIDCAKFGFAHEVVELLIRKLESEPSFHRRVDLFFLVDSITQCSHNQKGIAGASYIPAVQAALSRLLGAAAPPGAAARENRRQCLKVLRLWLERKILPESILRQHMDDIGVSNDETTSVSSHKRPSRAERAVDDPIREMEGMMVDEYGSNATFQLPGFLPSHVFEDDDEEEDHEDLLSIPCKETIDASPVESTLGSAEQRTFEVTPNDRRHCILEDVDGELEMEDVSGPPREEKPWIPHGAETESQEPGSDVLQVSGPDNSVEFSSLSEGSPPLPLDSPPPPPPLPSSPFPLPPPPPPPPLSPSPPPPPPPPSQPSLPPQLPLPPAPPLGPPPILVTQTPMPPHHSLPSQSLVSLPSSFHSSPHLAYQPPLPREYCAPATGNQSVQITANNPHGLPHDASAKGDLAAQQSSYFASAGGSCQESSGFNVSRLPDYGHGDSYLNPQASQANQQFQQGSRPYAQRPLHAVPPQSAVPPQSGASHYSYANPPLQQHPQHPYPHQFALPPSDSGRRFGADEPWRMNSGEFNADNQNGPWINGVRGPSGSGGVYPQEGYFRPHFERPPMNNVGFQHSSTNNHSAAPPAPGHGPNIMQSRPNVSALNMWRPA from the exons ATGGCTGGAGGACGCAAGAGGGGAGCGAGCAAGGAGAAGAGTAAGCGTCAGTTGAGTTTGGGCGATCTCGTTCTTGCCAAAGTTAAGGGCCACCCCGCCTGGCCTGCCAAG ATTGGCAAGCCAGAGGATTGGCAGCAGACTCCTGACCCCAAAAAACACTTTGTGTATTTTTTCGGAACACAAGAAAT AGCTTTTGTTGCTCCTACGGATATCCAACTATTCACTAGTGAGACAAAGACCAAGTTGGCGGCTCGATGCAAAGGTAAAACAGCCAAGTACTTTGCCCAAGCTGTTAAGGAAATATGTGCTGCTTTTGATGAGTCACAGAGAGAACAGTCAACTAGTATGAGGGGCGACACTGATGCATCTGACCAGGGGTTTGAAGTTGCTGCTAATGATGGCTTAGAGCAGGAAGGGGCAGAGGTTGATGCAAGTCTTAGATGCGATCGATATGGAAGCATTAAAGAAACAGGCAATGGGGACAGCTCTGGTGTGAGCTTAAAGTTGGCGACCTGTCGTCCTGAGCAACATGAAGGTGATCATCATGATGTTAAGCCTATTACATCAtcgcatgatgatggtgactcATCTCCTAGGGTATTCCgtaggaagaaagaaaaagtaaaggatGGCCTGCAGTCAAAGGAGAAGTTAAAGTTGAATTTAGATGAAAATTCTCGCTCCACTAATCAAAATTCTGCTAGTGGCACAAAGCAGCTTGGTGGTGGATGCAGAGCATTGGCAAATGGGCATAAAGGAGAATGGGCTAGTGGGACAGCAAGCATATTGAAGAAAACAGGCGAAGAACGTAAAATTAATCACACTTCTgtgacatcaatgaaggaagcTGGCTACTCTGGTGGTGCAAGTCATCTTGAGCAACTTAAAGGTCAAACCAAAGGAAAAGTGATCTCTGGTGGCATTAGAGAAGGATTTTCCTCAGATGCTGGAAAACTAGACTTGGTTGTGCCTGTTATGAGGAAGGCAAAAAAAATGGACAAGAATTTTGAGGAAGCAGATGCCAAAGAAGATGTAGAGACGAACtctgaggatgaggatgaggatgaggatgtgCCATTGGGGAATAAGGAGGTTGTGCTTGCACTCACAAAACCTATTTCAGGGCTTAATGGTGCTCTACATCCTCACAAAGATATGAAGCATGAAGAGATGGGGTTGGATGCCAAGGGACATTTCAGAAAAAGCGTCGACAAAACTACTTCCAGTCCTAATGTTTATGGTGAAAAAGCAATTAAACAGTCTGAGGATAAAAAGTTTGTACTGCATGCAAGAGAAGGCGATTTAATCTCAAAAGGGGAAGTTGGTATTGTACGATCTGGCAGCTCCGGTGATGAAACTGTCCTACCTCTGACAAAGCGGCGTCGCAGGGCATTGGAAGCTATGTCTGATTCTGCTAATTCAAGCATTgatgaaaaagaggaaaagcatCGCtcactaataaaaaataacGTGCCTTCTAGAAGCATTGAAAATTCATTTAGTAGAACACAAAAGAAACGAAGAGCTGTTTGCCTTGTCGAAGAAGGGGATGATGAAAAGCCCAAAACTCCAGTTCATGGGGGATCTGTCAAGAATGTTATGGCTACATCAAAGAATCTTGGTAATACTAAGGCTAGCGAGGCACGCCGTGGGGGCTCCAATGTGGCGcaggaaaatgctaaaaatgTAGCTGGAGttgaagatggaaaacaaaagaaaatattggaggTACATGAGAAGATTTTATCACCTTATAAGCCAAATGCGTCTGAGAAGAGACCTAAACGGGAAATATCTTCTCATGTCTCTAGTAGTCCAATGAAATCAGAATTTGAGCAGACATCACTTCCGAATGTTGAAGCAAACTTAATATCTCCCAAGAAATCTCCCCGCATTCTTCCAGTTACCAAACCAGTGCTAGAGCAACAGAAACCTACTAAACATGTGGTTAAGCTAGCTAATAATGGAACACAAAGACAGGCTTCATCTGGTCCGGATAAGAGTTTAGTGCGGAGCTCTGATTTGtcaaaaaattcccaaaatcaTCCTACATCTCAGAGAAATAAGGCAACTTCCTCTGCAGAAAGGCTGAAGAGTACTCCCAGAACAAACACAAGGACAGGTGACTCATCCTCTCTGGCAGATAGTGGCACTGAGTGGAATGGTCTGCAGGATGAAAG CGATGTCAGGACTGCTGAGTCTGCTACGTCTATGAAGCATCTGATTGCTGCTGCTCAGGCAAAACGAAGACAAGCTCATTCACAGATTGTCTCTTTTCCCAACTCTagtttttctactttttctcACCCCGACGGGCAAGGACCAAGCCCAAGTCCCTCTGCTGTTCAGCATTTTATGCCTGCCTCCAGCAGCTTGATACCATCAGAACCAGGGGGATTGAATCATCAGAAGAGTTTGACTTCTCCATCTACTCGTGTTCCCCTTTATGGATCACAGAATCAGATTGACACTGAAGATTCTGAAGATAGAAGAGTTAGTTCTGCACAAAGGCATCCTTTAGGCTCACTGAGTGGTGGTACTGATGCAGCTGTTGCGCGCGATGCTTTTGAAGGTATGATAGAGACCTTATCGAGGACTAAAGAAAGCATTGGACGTGCAACTCGGCTTGCAATCGATTGTGCCAAGTTCGGATTTGCCCATGAG GTTGTGGAACTTCTTATTCGGAAATTGGAAAGTGAGCCTAGTTTCCACAGAAGAGTGGACCTGTTTTTTCTTGTCGATTCTATTACTCAATGTTCGCATAACCAGAAGG GTATTGCAGGAGCATCGTACATTCCTGCTGTTCAAGCAGCTTTATCACGTCTTCTTGGAGCCGCTGCTCCACCTGGAGCCGCTGCTCGTGAAAACCGCCGCCAATGTCTcaag GTTTTGCGGTTATGGCTTGAGAGGAAAATTCTGCCTGAATCTATTCTTCGGCAGCACATGGATGACATTGGAGTTTCCAATGATGAAACAACTAGTGTATCCTCACACAAACGTCCTTCTCGTGCTGAACGTGCTGTGGATGATCCCATTAGGGAAATGGAAGGCATGATGGTTGATGAATATGGGAG CAATGCTACATTTCAGTTGCCTGGTTTTCTACCGTCTCATGTAtttgaggatgatgatgaggaggaaGACCATGAAGATCTTCTTAGTATTCCTTGTAAAGAAACAATTGACGCATCACCAGTTGAGTCGACTCTTGGATCAGCAGAGCAAAGAACATTTGAAGTTACTCCAAATGACAGGAGACATTGCATCTTGGAGGACGTGGATGGTGAGCTTGAAATGGAGGATGTTTCAGGGCCCCCTAGGGAAGAAAAACCCTGGATCCCACATGGTGCTGAAACGGAATCACAAGAGCCTGGATCTGACGTGCTGCAAGTATCTGGCCCTGACAATTCTGTTGAGTTCAGCTCTCTTTCAGAGGGCTCGCCACCATTGCCACTTGACTCTCCCCCTCCACCACCTCCTTTGCCATCTTCTCCTTTTCCGcttcctccaccaccacctccaccgccGTTATCCCCCtctccgccacctccgccgccgccaccatctCAACCATCTCTCCCGCCACAGTTACCTCTTCCTCCAGCACCTCCCTTAGGGCCTCCTCCTATATTGGTAACCCAAACACCAATGCCCCCTCACCATTCACTTCCATCTCAGTCACTTGTGTCGCTTCCATCATCATTCCATTCTTCACCACATTTGGCATATCAACCACCTCTTCCTCGTGAATACTGTGCTCCCGCAACT GGAAACCAGTCAGTGCAAATAACTGCAAATAATCCTCATGGCCTTCCTCATGATGCTTCTGCAAAGGGTGACTTAGCAGCACAGCAATCATCTTACTTTGCTTCGGCTGGTGGCAGCTGTCAAGAATCTTCTGGATTTAATGTTTCAAGGCTGCCAGATTATGGGCATGGTGATTCGTATTTAAATCCTCAAGCTTCTCAAGCCAATCAACAGTTCCAACAAGGAAGTAGGCCTTATGCTCAAAGACCCTTGCATGCTGTGCCACCTCAAAGTGCCGTGCCACCTCAAAGTGGGGCATCTCATTATTCATATGCAAACCCACCCCTTCAGCAACATCCTCAGCACCCATACCCTCACCAATTTGCTTTGCCGCCCTCTGACAGTGGGAGGCGATTTGGTGCTGATGAACCATGGAGAATGAACTCTGGTGAATTTAATGCCGATAATCAAAACGGTCCTTGGATAAATGGAGTAAGAGGTCCTTCAGGATCGGGTGGAGTTTATCCTCAAGAAG GTTACTTTCGGCCTCATTTTGAAAGACCACCAATGAATAATGTGGGTTTTCAGCATTCATCAACTAACAATCATTCAGCTGCTCCACCAGCCCCAG GTCACGGTCCTAACATAATGCAAAGTAGACCAAATGTATCTGCCCTTAATATGTGGAGACCAGCTTAA